A genome region from Acidimicrobiales bacterium includes the following:
- a CDS encoding cobalamin-dependent protein (Presence of a B(12) (cobalamin)-binding domain implies dependence on cobalamin itself, in one of its several forms, or in some unusual lineages, dependence on a cobalamin-like analog.), which translates to MSVGPAQRVDEFLDLAVEGSSKAAIDLVLRLLDDLVPSGTIISELLVPVQREVGARWQRDELSVADEHLATGVTESALHALVGVDAVPAKTGLVVLACAEGDWHALASRMFAEQLRSRGVVVAFLGASTPADQIATFVRRHRPEALAVSCTSALFYTGVPPLADAAHAAGIPVLVGGRALSGQPDRSRRLGADAEPDDADAAITILDDWREHPPVVRVDPTPLPADALELDRRAGELGEVAFGELARRFSPMATYDDRQIARTREDLAYIVRYVAAAHLVDDPAVFTSFLDWLLEVLAPRGVPRGAVAASLDVLQPLVGEVSRAGGHLITIGRQHLEDTG; encoded by the coding sequence ATGAGTGTCGGCCCGGCCCAACGGGTGGACGAGTTCCTGGACCTCGCGGTCGAGGGCAGCTCCAAGGCGGCGATCGACCTGGTGCTGCGACTTCTCGACGACCTGGTCCCGAGCGGGACGATCATCTCCGAGCTGCTGGTGCCGGTCCAGCGCGAGGTCGGCGCGCGATGGCAGCGCGACGAGCTGAGCGTCGCCGACGAGCACCTGGCCACTGGCGTCACCGAGTCCGCCCTCCACGCGCTCGTCGGAGTCGACGCCGTCCCGGCGAAGACCGGTCTCGTCGTCCTTGCCTGTGCCGAGGGCGACTGGCACGCCCTTGCCTCGAGGATGTTCGCCGAGCAGCTCCGCAGCCGTGGCGTGGTCGTCGCCTTCCTCGGCGCCTCGACCCCCGCCGATCAGATCGCCACCTTCGTCCGGCGTCACCGCCCCGAAGCCCTGGCGGTGTCGTGTACCTCGGCGCTGTTCTACACCGGTGTCCCTCCCCTCGCCGACGCGGCCCACGCCGCGGGCATCCCGGTGCTGGTGGGTGGTCGCGCGCTGAGCGGACAACCGGATCGCTCTCGGCGTCTCGGAGCCGACGCCGAGCCCGACGACGCCGACGCGGCGATCACGATCCTCGACGACTGGCGCGAGCACCCACCGGTGGTTCGTGTCGATCCGACGCCCCTGCCCGCCGATGCGCTCGAGCTCGACCGGCGCGCCGGCGAGCTCGGCGAGGTGGCCTTCGGCGAGCTCGCGCGGCGCTTTTCTCCGATGGCGACCTACGACGACCGCCAGATCGCCCGCACGCGAGAGGACCTCGCCTACATCGTCCGGTACGTCGCCGCCGCCCACCTGGTCGACGACCCTGCCGTGTTCACCTCGTTCCTCGACTGGTTGCTCGAGGTGCTCGCGCCACGAGGAGTCCCACGGGGAGCGGTCGCCGCGAGTCTCGATGTTCTCCAGCCCCTCGTCGGCGAGGTCAGCCGTGCCGGTGGCCACCTCATCACCATCGGCCGCCAGCACCTCGAGGACACGGGCTGA
- a CDS encoding antibiotic biosynthesis monooxygenase → MGGSNTTAAVLHTTRALLWISSQAARAARRLADQFVEPVDARRRPSDPDADDPAPFVAFSELTVPEGGEPRLDAAFRNRLGAVERAPGFRGLEVWADQARPTEYSMVTWWDSRESFQQYLRSEDHRRSHDRIPTGPLGPRPRSFRRFRVVAR, encoded by the coding sequence GTGGGCGGGTCGAACACAACCGCAGCCGTCCTCCACACGACCCGGGCGCTGCTCTGGATCAGCAGCCAGGCCGCCCGAGCCGCCCGACGGTTGGCCGACCAGTTCGTGGAGCCGGTCGATGCCAGGCGCCGACCGAGCGACCCCGATGCCGATGACCCGGCACCGTTCGTGGCCTTCAGCGAACTGACGGTGCCCGAGGGCGGCGAACCCCGGCTCGACGCCGCGTTCAGGAACCGCCTCGGTGCGGTGGAGCGCGCGCCCGGCTTCCGCGGGCTCGAGGTGTGGGCCGATCAGGCCCGACCGACCGAGTACTCCATGGTCACCTGGTGGGATTCGCGCGAGTCGTTCCAGCAGTACCTGCGGTCGGAGGATCACCGACGGTCCCACGACCGGATTCCCACTGGGCCCCTGGGTCCGCGTCCGCGCAGCTTCCGCCGGTTCCGGGTGGTCGCTCGATGA
- a CDS encoding glycosyltransferase family 4 protein has product MVSNPHHRHQRPRRLTVGLVAPPWVSVPPAVYGGTEMVVDLLARGLQARGHEVVLFTTGDSTCPVTRRWLHPHALGTASRLTEDAHVERAYQVLADVDIVHDHTVTGPSRPELHPPQAPVVATMHGTLSPPADRSYVRAAASGVAVVAISHDQRRSAPHLPVAAVIHHGIDVGSYPKGRGEGGYVLFLGRMSPDKGVHEAIEIARAAGRRIIVAAKMWEPDEHRYFTERVEPLLGSDAVYVGPVDHLRKVELLGGAAALVNPIGWPEPFGLVMAEALACGTPVLAYPEGAAPEIIDDGRTGFLCRSREEMVARLGEISTIDRDACRTAATTRFSASRMVDQHLALYHDLLSDPAGIDLRRSGAALLT; this is encoded by the coding sequence ATGGTCTCGAACCCCCATCACCGCCACCAGCGGCCGCGACGGCTCACCGTCGGCCTCGTCGCACCGCCGTGGGTGAGCGTCCCCCCGGCGGTCTACGGCGGCACCGAGATGGTCGTCGACCTGCTCGCCCGTGGTCTCCAGGCCCGCGGGCACGAGGTCGTCCTGTTCACGACCGGCGACTCGACCTGTCCGGTCACCCGGCGTTGGCTGCACCCTCACGCGCTCGGGACCGCGTCCCGTCTCACCGAGGACGCCCACGTCGAACGGGCCTACCAGGTGCTGGCCGACGTCGACATCGTGCACGACCACACGGTCACCGGCCCGTCGCGGCCCGAACTTCACCCGCCACAGGCGCCGGTCGTCGCCACCATGCACGGAACGCTCTCACCACCGGCCGATCGCTCCTATGTCCGCGCAGCTGCGTCGGGTGTGGCGGTCGTGGCGATCTCCCACGATCAGCGGCGATCGGCGCCGCACCTTCCGGTGGCGGCAGTCATCCACCACGGGATCGACGTGGGGTCCTACCCGAAGGGGCGCGGCGAGGGCGGCTATGTCCTGTTCCTCGGCCGGATGAGCCCCGACAAGGGAGTCCACGAGGCCATCGAGATCGCCCGGGCGGCGGGGAGACGGATCATCGTGGCCGCCAAGATGTGGGAGCCCGACGAGCACCGGTACTTCACCGAGCGGGTCGAGCCGCTGCTCGGGAGCGACGCGGTCTATGTGGGGCCGGTCGACCACCTCCGCAAGGTCGAGCTGCTGGGCGGCGCCGCGGCGTTGGTGAACCCCATCGGTTGGCCCGAACCCTTCGGCCTGGTCATGGCCGAGGCCCTGGCGTGCGGAACTCCGGTGCTGGCCTACCCCGAAGGAGCCGCGCCCGAGATCATCGACGATGGTCGCACCGGGTTCCTGTGCCGGTCCCGGGAGGAGATGGTGGCGCGGTTGGGTGAGATCTCCACGATCGACCGCGACGCGTGCCGTACTGCTGCGACGACGCGCTTCTCCGCTTCGAGGATGGTCGACCAGCACCTGGCGCTCTACCACGACCTCCTGTCCGACCCCGCTGGCATCGACCTGAGACGCTCCGGCGCTGCGCTGCTCACCTGA
- a CDS encoding Rrf2 family transcriptional regulator, producing the protein MRLEVTRKSDLAVRMLRVLAASDRRLKGPELALLVDSTAGFVSQVATPLVRAGWVRSDPGPTGGYSLIGDLSSVSVLAVIEAVEGPTDSGRCVLADRPCNETGTCALHQPWQRARSQLRHELDATAVADASLLPT; encoded by the coding sequence GTGAGACTGGAAGTTACCCGGAAGAGCGACCTCGCCGTGCGGATGCTGCGAGTCCTCGCGGCCAGCGATCGCCGCCTCAAGGGCCCGGAGCTGGCCCTGCTGGTCGACTCCACCGCAGGGTTCGTGTCCCAGGTCGCCACGCCTCTGGTACGCGCCGGCTGGGTCCGCTCCGATCCCGGGCCCACCGGTGGCTACTCGCTGATCGGCGATCTGTCCTCGGTGTCGGTGCTGGCCGTCATCGAAGCCGTCGAGGGCCCCACCGACTCGGGTCGCTGCGTCCTCGCCGACCGGCCCTGCAACGAGACCGGCACCTGCGCCCTGCACCAGCCATGGCAACGGGCGCGCTCCCAACTGCGTCACGAGCTCGACGCCACCGCGGTGGCCGATGCCTCGCTGTTGCCCACCTGA
- a CDS encoding TIGR03618 family F420-dependent PPOX class oxidoreductase, with the protein MSTLRSIPAPVEALLGSDALAHVITTNSDGTPQVSVVWCGVREDEIQFCTEEATAKVRNIRREPRVVLSIEDEARNASGTQQHLVVRGRARVLGPADQDLCDELCRVHVGRADHPLNLSRSPTAVTVAVQVDRFGGNGPWVTS; encoded by the coding sequence ATGTCCACGCTGCGTTCCATCCCTGCGCCCGTCGAAGCGCTGCTCGGCTCCGACGCGCTCGCCCACGTCATCACCACCAACTCCGACGGGACACCCCAGGTGTCGGTGGTGTGGTGCGGGGTCCGCGAAGACGAGATCCAGTTCTGCACCGAGGAGGCCACCGCCAAGGTGCGCAACATCCGGCGCGAGCCCCGTGTGGTGCTCTCCATCGAGGACGAAGCCCGCAACGCCTCGGGAACCCAGCAGCACCTGGTGGTGCGAGGACGCGCCCGAGTGCTCGGTCCCGCCGATCAGGATCTGTGCGACGAGCTGTGCCGGGTCCATGTCGGCAGAGCCGATCATCCGCTCAACCTCAGCCGGTCGCCCACCGCGGTCACCGTGGCCGTCCAGGTCGACCGATTCGGTGGCAACGGCCCTTGGGTCACGTCCTGA
- a CDS encoding VOC family protein, which yields MNQPDPPRLEVRELDHVVLRCNDVATTLSWYRDVLGLDGVRLDEWERGDAPFPSVRVNAGTIIDLVPAGWAPTEGPVTTGGHLDHLCLTFAPFDADALVASDRFRVQEGPVPRFGARGEATSVYVLDPDDTVVELRCYPG from the coding sequence ATGAACCAGCCTGACCCCCCACGGCTCGAGGTGCGCGAGCTCGACCACGTGGTGCTGCGCTGCAACGACGTCGCCACGACCCTGTCGTGGTACCGGGATGTGCTGGGCCTCGACGGCGTGCGCCTCGACGAGTGGGAGCGGGGCGACGCTCCGTTTCCCTCGGTCCGGGTCAACGCCGGCACGATCATCGACCTCGTCCCGGCCGGATGGGCACCCACCGAGGGTCCGGTCACCACCGGCGGCCACCTCGACCACCTCTGCCTCACGTTCGCGCCCTTCGATGCCGACGCCCTGGTGGCCAGTGACCGCTTCCGGGTGCAGGAGGGTCCGGTCCCGCGGTTCGGGGCCCGGGGCGAGGCAACATCGGTGTACGTGCTCGATCCCGACGACACCGTCGTCGAGCTGCGCTGCTATCCCGGCTGA
- the ric gene encoding iron-sulfur cluster repair di-iron protein: protein MTIIDPQTTLGELVTRRPALAPLLDQLGLDYCCGGQRTLDAAAQEAGVGLDPLIEQLSTVDEPEAPVEWAELGPGELVDHLEATHHAYLDDALPRLEALAVKVAGVHGERHPELGNVERLVHELRADLEPHLRKEEQVLFPMIRELTSAVAPPQFHCGTLANPISVMLAEHDRAGELLAELRTTAADYVVPDDGCASYQALYAGLDELEADTHLHVHKENNLLFPAVLDAERRLAATPR from the coding sequence ATGACCATCATCGATCCCCAGACCACCCTCGGTGAGCTGGTCACCCGTCGCCCGGCCCTGGCACCACTGCTCGACCAGCTCGGACTCGACTACTGCTGCGGCGGCCAGCGCACCCTCGATGCCGCGGCCCAGGAGGCCGGGGTCGGCCTCGATCCCCTCATCGAGCAGCTGAGCACGGTGGATGAGCCCGAGGCCCCCGTCGAGTGGGCCGAGCTGGGACCCGGCGAGCTGGTCGACCACCTCGAGGCGACCCACCACGCCTACCTGGACGATGCGCTCCCGCGACTCGAAGCCCTGGCGGTCAAGGTCGCCGGCGTCCACGGCGAGCGCCACCCCGAGCTGGGGAACGTGGAACGGCTGGTGCACGAGCTGAGGGCCGACCTCGAGCCCCACCTCCGCAAGGAGGAACAGGTCCTGTTCCCCATGATCCGCGAGCTGACCTCGGCCGTCGCCCCACCACAGTTCCACTGCGGGACCCTGGCCAACCCCATCTCGGTCATGCTGGCCGAGCACGATCGGGCGGGTGAGCTGCTCGCCGAGCTGCGCACCACCGCCGCCGACTACGTTGTCCCCGACGATGGCTGTGCCAGCTACCAGGCGCTCTACGCCGGGCTCGACGAACTGGAAGCTGACACCCATCTCCACGTCCACAAGGAGAACAACCTGTTGTTCCCCGCTGTGCTCGACGCCGAACGTCGCCTCGCCGCCACCCCACGATGA
- a CDS encoding glycogen debranching N-terminal domain-containing protein, translated as MSQDASPFAGTTPVASLGGAGGAVTLVAGQTFCVSGETGDIVTDLPHGLFVLDTRVLSDWELRVNGHTIEPLAVDVTEPFSATFVGHARPAAGRADADIVLFRCRSIGSGMREQVAVTNHGLSEAPVVVELMCGVDFADLFEVKESRVRERGEHGHEVSEERLRYTHRDGTHTKAVTLHAHDAASVEPGHITWRMVLGHGQTWEICVELTVEIEGRDLEARFHCGGADEEALPVRRMQSWRATLPGVETDHQRLASAVQRSGEDLGALRIFDPDHPDVPILAAGAPWFMTVFGRDSLLTAWMTLIADSSLAEGVLRTLARFQGSKVDAATEEEPGKILHEMRFGSGGSLSRGGSNTYYGSIDATPLFVMLLGELARWDPASEAVSELLPHADRALGWIEHFGDRDGDGYVEYQRQSDDGLVNQGWKDSWDAVRHLDGELATGPIALCEVQGYVYGAYLARAHLALATGDVATFDRYRDRAVTLRRRFNEDFWLEEHGWYALGLDGDKQPIETLASNIGHCLWTGIVDPDRADAVVAHLMSEEMFSGWGIRTLATSMTAYNPVSYHNGSVWPHDTALCIAGLARYGYLDDAHRVIDGQLAAADAHDGRLPELFAGFHRERLRTPAAYPTSCSPQAWAAAAPLLWLRAMLRLDPWAPGGEVALEPALPSWLHRLHVDGITVAGQHLTVEVEGDQVSVTGEGPLRLVRRARPPQWQPDAPTRTR; from the coding sequence ATGAGCCAGGATGCATCGCCGTTCGCAGGGACCACCCCGGTGGCGTCGCTCGGGGGTGCCGGCGGCGCGGTGACCCTGGTGGCGGGCCAGACGTTCTGTGTGTCAGGAGAGACCGGCGACATCGTCACCGACCTGCCCCACGGGTTGTTCGTGCTCGACACCCGGGTCCTGTCGGACTGGGAGCTGCGGGTCAACGGGCACACCATCGAACCACTGGCGGTGGATGTGACCGAGCCCTTCTCGGCGACCTTCGTCGGCCACGCGCGACCAGCGGCGGGTCGCGCCGACGCCGACATCGTGCTCTTCCGGTGCCGCAGCATCGGATCGGGGATGCGCGAGCAGGTCGCGGTCACCAACCACGGACTCTCCGAGGCGCCCGTCGTGGTGGAGCTGATGTGTGGGGTCGACTTCGCCGACCTGTTCGAGGTCAAGGAGAGTCGGGTCCGTGAACGGGGCGAGCACGGCCACGAGGTCAGCGAGGAGAGGCTGCGCTACACCCACCGCGACGGCACGCACACCAAGGCCGTGACCCTCCACGCCCACGACGCGGCGAGCGTCGAACCTGGCCACATCACCTGGCGAATGGTGCTGGGGCACGGACAGACCTGGGAGATCTGCGTCGAGCTCACCGTCGAGATCGAGGGCCGGGACCTGGAGGCCCGATTCCACTGCGGCGGCGCCGACGAGGAAGCCCTACCGGTGCGGCGCATGCAGTCGTGGCGGGCCACTCTTCCCGGTGTCGAGACCGATCACCAGCGGTTGGCCTCAGCGGTGCAGCGATCGGGTGAGGACCTCGGCGCACTGCGCATCTTCGACCCCGACCATCCCGATGTACCGATCCTCGCGGCGGGAGCCCCCTGGTTCATGACGGTGTTCGGCCGGGACTCGCTGCTGACCGCGTGGATGACCCTGATCGCCGACTCGTCGCTGGCGGAGGGTGTGCTGCGCACCCTCGCCCGCTTCCAGGGCTCGAAGGTGGATGCTGCCACCGAGGAGGAACCGGGGAAGATCCTTCACGAGATGCGATTCGGGTCCGGTGGGAGCCTCTCGCGTGGAGGTAGCAACACCTACTACGGGTCGATCGACGCCACACCGCTGTTCGTGATGCTCCTGGGCGAGCTCGCACGGTGGGACCCCGCCAGCGAGGCCGTCTCGGAGCTGCTGCCCCACGCCGATCGAGCGTTGGGGTGGATCGAGCACTTCGGCGATCGTGACGGAGACGGCTATGTCGAGTACCAGCGCCAGAGCGACGACGGTCTGGTCAACCAGGGCTGGAAGGACTCATGGGACGCGGTGCGTCACCTCGACGGGGAGCTGGCGACCGGACCCATCGCGCTCTGTGAGGTCCAGGGCTATGTCTACGGCGCCTACCTGGCTCGGGCGCATCTCGCCCTCGCAACCGGCGACGTCGCGACGTTCGATCGGTACCGCGACCGGGCGGTCACGCTGCGTCGACGGTTCAACGAGGACTTCTGGCTCGAGGAGCACGGGTGGTACGCGCTCGGCCTCGACGGCGACAAGCAACCCATCGAAACGCTGGCGTCGAACATCGGCCACTGCCTGTGGACCGGGATCGTCGATCCCGACCGGGCGGACGCGGTCGTCGCACACCTGATGTCGGAGGAGATGTTCTCGGGGTGGGGCATCCGCACACTCGCCACCTCGATGACGGCCTACAACCCGGTCAGCTACCACAACGGCTCGGTCTGGCCCCATGACACCGCGTTGTGCATCGCCGGGCTGGCGCGCTATGGCTATCTGGATGACGCGCATCGGGTGATCGATGGTCAGCTCGCCGCGGCGGACGCGCACGACGGCCGGCTCCCCGAGCTGTTCGCCGGGTTCCACCGCGAGCGACTCCGCACCCCGGCCGCCTATCCCACGTCGTGCTCGCCCCAGGCGTGGGCAGCAGCGGCGCCCCTGCTGTGGCTGCGGGCGATGCTGCGGTTGGACCCCTGGGCACCCGGAGGCGAGGTGGCCCTCGAACCAGCGCTGCCCTCATGGTTGCACCGGCTCCATGTCGACGGGATCACCGTGGCCGGTCAGCACCTGACCGTCGAGGTCGAGGGTGACCAGGTGTCGGTCACCGGAGAGGGCCCCCTGCGACTCGTCCGCCGGGCCCGCCCGCCGCAGTGGCAGCCCGATGCGCCGACGAGAACCCGATGA
- a CDS encoding cupin domain-containing protein codes for MTPPHDEGGDPPCWAHLVGGDETADAIGPVVVDLGAAASGAGGAVWSLPHGGDLDANLVRLAPGGEIARHVNADVDVLVFVQSGTGELTIDDDVHPLRGDVLALVPRGAHRSITAGPRGLTYLSIHRRRSPLGIQQRRSDQPG; via the coding sequence ATGACCCCACCCCACGACGAAGGGGGCGACCCGCCGTGCTGGGCGCACCTGGTCGGCGGTGACGAGACGGCCGACGCCATCGGCCCGGTCGTGGTCGACCTCGGTGCAGCCGCCAGTGGCGCGGGTGGCGCCGTATGGAGCCTGCCCCACGGCGGTGATCTCGACGCCAACCTCGTCCGCCTCGCGCCCGGCGGCGAGATCGCCCGACATGTCAACGCCGACGTCGACGTGTTGGTGTTCGTGCAGTCGGGCACCGGAGAGCTGACGATCGACGACGACGTCCATCCCCTGCGTGGCGATGTCCTCGCGCTGGTTCCCCGGGGCGCCCACCGCAGCATCACCGCCGGGCCGAGAGGCCTGACCTACCTCAGCATCCACCGGCGCCGGAGCCCGCTCGGCATCCAGCAACGCCGGAGCGATCAGCCGGGATAG